In Haloarchaeobius amylolyticus, the genomic window GCCACGGCTCCCTCGAGTTGCTCTCGGTCGATGGAGTCACCGAGGTAGACGATGCTCTCTTGGTCGCTTCCGATGACCAGGCCCGGGTGCTCCATCCCTCGCTCACCGGCGATTGCGGCTTTCGTCGTGCCGAGCAGAAGGTCGTTGAGGACAGGTTGCTCGACGGCTGTAAACTCTACGAGGTGGACATCATCAGCGTCGAGTTTTCGCTTGAGTTGGTCGTAGACGCCGTGTACACCATCGCGGAGAGCTATCGACGCGGCTTGGTCTCCGATGCGCGTGTATCGTTCCAGCCCTCTGAACTCGCTCGACGTGCCGCGAGTCTCGGTGCTGTCTTCCGAAATCTCCGTGTTCTGCACGAGATAGAGAAGATCTTCCCGATAGCCTTCTCCGAGAAATTCCTCGATTCCGAAATCGTCGCCCGACTCGTCGTCGAGATTCGGTTCGAAGTAGTACTCGAAAGCCTCGTGTGTGTTCCCGTCTGTATCGACGCCATAGGCTTCACGGATGTACTTGTTCGTGTCGTGCAGCGCAAGTGCGGCCGCGAGCACGCGGATGTCCTCTTCGTAGTCGTCGACAGACTCGTCGTCTCCGACAGCTGTATAGACAAACGTGTTCACGCCGACTGCAACCGCGTTCAGGATATGTGCTGCCAGGGATGAGTTCGCGGTGCTGTCGACCTTGGCGTCATACTCACCAGCCGCGTCGAGGACGTTCGAATACAATCCAGAGTCCTCTACCAGCCACCCATGGACACGCTGGACGCCAGAGCGAGCCATTACTGAATTGCCTCCACAGTGACATCCCCACAGCCACGTGCAACGGCTGACCCAACCCCGGAGTACTCAGCAAAGAGGGAGACAGCGGTGACGGCGTTCTGGAGGCTTTCAGAAGCGTCCTTGAACGCATAGGTACAGGTACCGGTGAATCCTTGTCGGAAGATCGGGCGCGGGTTATCATCGTCGTCGCTGACCCGGTTTACCAGAACGCTGTGGGTATCGTAGGAGCTGGCGTCGGGTTTTTCGATGACTGAGCGAGCGAGTGCGTCGCGGTCGAATTCAAGGTTGAGGTCATCGGGAGCCGTTCGGTTCCACTTTCCGAGTAAACTGCGGAACACAGAGACTCTGTGAGGGAACATGGTTGTCACAGACCCGGCCTCCTCAATGCATGTCGGGCTCTGAAAATCGAAGGTAAGCCGGGGTTCGTCGAGTGAGCCAGCTTCTTCAAGCAATTCTGTGTGGTTTGTATTGGAGTTCTCGAACTCGCGGACGTGAAGAGATCCGTTAGTGAGAGAAATCTCGTCATTTTCGAGCACTAAGCCACGAACCAGAGTTTGGAAAACCCTGGCGTCGCTTGGGTCGGTAACCCCAATCGTGGCTGTGTAGCGGTTGTTCGGGAGGATTGTCTTGTGGTGGGGCCGGTCGCTGTCGGCGAAGACACCACGAAGGGCGCTGACGTGGAGCGATCCGAGGTCGGAATCGTGGACCTGTTGGCTTACTGTTTCGTCCATAGCGTCGATACTGGAAAGGACTGCGCTGTAGAGGCTGTATCCGTCTGAGTTCGGGACAGAGAATCGTGAGTCGGGTGCAAGTTTGATCTGCACCCGGCGGAGGGTAGTGGATTCGTGACCAGACTCACTCGATGTCGCCATGGTACTGGACGCGATGACTAACCGTGTAAAACTTTCCCCTCCGGTGACAACTTTTCAATGTTCTTCCGAGAACACATTCGATTGCAGGTTAGTGGGACGGTATTACTAAGTCACTGTCGACATCTCAAAACAGCATGAAGAACTTCATTCTCCCTGTTGGACACGACACGCGTCGTGTTACAAGACCCATCATCTCGCATGGAATAGACGCGCATGACACTGTGGTACTCGTCAGACCCAGCGACGATGATGCGCCCGGGGCAGAGGACTCTCGGTCGTCCCAGGCAATTGCAGACATCCGGGATTTTCTACGCGAAATTGAACCGAACGCTGCGCTTGAGGTCGAGCATGTCAGCGTTGATACTTGGACTGAGACGACACTCGCATGTAGTGATCTCATTCAAGCCGCACGAAACCCGATTCTCGGTCTTTGTGGAGGTCCCAGAGACGTCCTGCTCCCGATGACGGTTGCTGGTGTCATTCATGCGAATGAACTTGAATTCGCCTATGTGTTCAGTGATCTCAATCAGAGCGTCGACACATGGACGCTCCCAGATCTCTCCCCATCGATTCCAGAAGTTACGAAGAACACGCTCGGTGCGGTCCACGAACTCGGCCCATGTTCACTGTCAGAGCTCGCTCAGCACACCGACTCTTCAAAAAGTACTATCGGCCGCCACCTCGACACCCTCGAAGAGGCCGGTATCATCGACTCCTGGGCCGAAGGAAAACACCGATACGCGTGTGTAAACGAATCTGCACGCGTCTTGGCTTACAGTGCCCTAGACAACGACTTCGTGGACCTTTAAGAAGAGAGTGTAGAGTCCCGGTCCACGAATGCGAAGTGAGAAACAACGGTAGCAGAAGAATTTATAGCATCGGAGGCGGTATTTCGCACCCCTGTCGCGGTAGGGAGAAAACCCAGAACGGGATTGAAACACTTCAACCCGTGGGGGGAGAACTACGCTCGGCGCGGTCGCGGTAGGGAGAAAACCCAGAACGGGATTGAAACCCCGCAGTGCGGTTGCATGAAGTTCGCCGAACAGCGTCGCGGTAGGGAGAAAACCCAGAACGGGATTGAAACGCCATCATCACGGCGGCCGGGGTGCTGTTCCAGTTCGTCGCGGTAGGGAGAAAACCCAGAACGGGATTGAAACACCGCGACCATCGTGACCACCGCGGCGAGGAACGCGGCGTCGCAGTAGGGAGAAAACCCAGAACGGGATTGAAACTGGTCCTCGCCGCGGGCGGTGATGGTCATCTTTGCGTCGCAGTAGGGAGAAAACCCAGAACGGGATTGAAACCCATCGGCGTCAGTGAGCCAGTAGCGTTGGACGAGGTCGCAGTAGGGAGAAAACCCAGAACGGGATTGAAACCCTTCGTCGAGGTCGACGCGCTCCCAGCGCAGCCCGGTCGCAGTAGGGAGAAAACCCAGAACGGGATTGAAACGCTTGCCGGGCGCTTACATTAACGTTGGTGACGACGTCGCAGTAGGGAGAAAACCCAGAACGGGATTGAAACTTGACCTGTTCGCCGAGTTTGTCCTGCTGCCAGCCGTTGTCGCAGTAGGGAGAAAACCCAGAACGGGATTGAAACCAATCCGGCCACGCGAACGCGATTCGGAACTTGACTGTCGCAGTAGGGAGAAAACCCAGAACGGGATTGAAACACGATGAGTCGGTATCGCTGGTCTTCGTGAAGCTGTCGCAGTAGGGAGAAAACCCAGAACGGGATTGAAACATGGCGTCACTCATGACGTTCAGCCCGATCTCGACGTCGCAGTAGGGAGAAAACCCAGAACGGGATTGAAACCTGGCTGCTGGCATCGCTGGCGTCGTCGCGCTGTGGTCGCAGTAGGGAGAAAACCCAGAACGGGATTGAAACACCTCAACGTCGCGGGGGCCGGGCGTGTCGACGGTCGCAGTAGGGAGAAAACCCAGAACGGGATTGAAACTCCTCGCCCTCGCCGCCGATGGCGATGAACGCGTCGTCGCAGTAGGGAGAAAACCCAGAACGGGATTGAAACTCGCCGTCGAGCACGTCGAGGTAGGTCCACTCGATGTCGCAGTAGGGAGAAAACCCAGAACGGGATTGAAACAGTGCGTCGGTCTCGGACGGGCAGGGGAACAGTGTGGTCGCAGTAGGGAGAAAACCCAGAACGGGATTGAAACACGCTCCTCGTCGGGGGCGTCGTCGGGCTCGTCGGCGTCGCAGTAGGGAGAAAACCCAGAACGGGATTGAAACAAGGCCGACGATAGATTGCTCGAGTATTTGGATTCGTCGCAGTAGGGAGAAAACCCAGAACGGGATTGAAACGTCGCCGATGACTGACATCGACGGCAGCCCGCGCCCGTCGCAGTAGGGAGAAAACCCAGAACGGGATTGAAACGTTCGCCCGGTTCCGTCGAGGGCATCGGCGACGTCGGGTCGCAGTAGGGAGAAAACCCAGAACGGGATTGAAACGCTATCCACGGATACGCTGTGATGTAGTTCCAGCTATGCCAGTAAGTACAATATTCTGACCCTGAGAGCAGGTCTGAAATGGTAGAATTCTCCACCTGACCCATCCAACAATACCGAGTACGACAGCGACTACTTCCTCTACTTCGATATCACGGCTGGAAGTATTTCAGCCGACGCCATTTTGGCAAATCGGAACAGAAAAGCTAGTTAATCGCAAGACATCATCCCTCGATGCCAACCAACGAGATAGCAACCGTAATTTCGGGATAGGTTATCGACGATGTATACGTGATAGTCCTCGATTCCACACAGCATTTTTTCGCCCCCTGAAGGGTGCGGGGCGTTCCTCGAGAGCGCCCTGCAGAGCAGTGATTTCGACAATGGCGACCAGACACATCTACGCGAGTGGTTTCGACGAGTCCGAACGACTTCCGATCGACCTGCCGTGCCCCGAGTGCAACGGCGACCTCGA contains:
- the cas6 gene encoding CRISPR system precrRNA processing endoribonuclease RAMP protein Cas6 — translated: MATSSESGHESTTLRRVQIKLAPDSRFSVPNSDGYSLYSAVLSSIDAMDETVSQQVHDSDLGSLHVSALRGVFADSDRPHHKTILPNNRYTATIGVTDPSDARVFQTLVRGLVLENDEISLTNGSLHVREFENSNTNHTELLEEAGSLDEPRLTFDFQSPTCIEEAGSVTTMFPHRVSVFRSLLGKWNRTAPDDLNLEFDRDALARSVIEKPDASSYDTHSVLVNRVSDDDDNPRPIFRQGFTGTCTYAFKDASESLQNAVTAVSLFAEYSGVGSAVARGCGDVTVEAIQ
- the csa3 gene encoding CRISPR-associated CARF protein Csa3; this encodes MKNFILPVGHDTRRVTRPIISHGIDAHDTVVLVRPSDDDAPGAEDSRSSQAIADIRDFLREIEPNAALEVEHVSVDTWTETTLACSDLIQAARNPILGLCGGPRDVLLPMTVAGVIHANELEFAYVFSDLNQSVDTWTLPDLSPSIPEVTKNTLGAVHELGPCSLSELAQHTDSSKSTIGRHLDTLEEAGIIDSWAEGKHRYACVNESARVLAYSALDNDFVDL